The following are encoded in a window of Penaeus monodon isolate SGIC_2016 chromosome 9, NSTDA_Pmon_1, whole genome shotgun sequence genomic DNA:
- the LOC119576801 gene encoding inositol oxygenase-like produces MIDPSLVFPGPGEAIKKSGWNFRNFPEDSDDPQLKKVKETYVKMHTNQTLDYVKKKHEHWRKFDKFEASIMEALQRLNALVDESDPDVSVPNIVHAFQTAERIRAAHPDKDWLQLTGLIHDLGKVMAFYGEPQFSTVGDTFVVGCEVAKSVVYRDTTFHDNPDMKDPKLNSKYGIYEPNCGLSKVYMSWGHDEYLYHVLKHNKSTLPEEGLYMIRFHSFYPWHTGGDYMHLCDNRDLEMLPWIREFK; encoded by the exons ATGATCGACCCGTCGCTGGTGTTCCCGGGCCCGGGGGAAGCCATCAAGAAGTCGGGATGGAACTTCAGGAACTTCCCTGAGGATTCGGACGACCCGCAGCTGAAGAAGGTCAAGGAAACCTACGTGAAGATGCACACGAACCAGACGCTGGACTACGTCAAGAAGAAG cacgAGCACTGGCGGAAGTTCGACAAGTTCGAGGCGAGCATCATGGAGGCGCTGCAGAGGCTGAACGCGCTGGTGGACGAGAGCGACCCCGACGTGTCGGTGCCCAACATCGTGCACGCCTTCCAGACGGCCGAGCGCATCCGCGCCGCCCACCCCGACAAGGACTGGCTGCAGCTCACGGGCCTCATCCACGACCTGGGCAAG gtgATGGCGTTCTACGGCGAGCCTCAGTTCTCCACCGTCGGCGACACCTTCGTGGTCGGCTGCGAGGTCGCGAAGTCGGTCGTCTACAGGGACACGACCTTCCACGACAACCCCGATATGAAGGACCCGAAACTTAA TTCCAAATACGGAATTTACGAACCCAACTGCGGCCTTAGCAAAGTGTACATGTCTTGGGGCCACGACGAGTACCTGTACCACGTCCTCAAGCACAACAAGTCCACGCTGCCGGAGGAAGGTCTCTACATGATTAG ATTCCACTCCTTCTACCCCTGGCACACGGGGGGAGACTACATGCACCTGTGTGACAACCGCGACCTGGAGATGCTTCCTTGGATCAGGGAATTCAAGTGA
- the LOC119576802 gene encoding LOW QUALITY PROTEIN: inositol oxygenase-like (The sequence of the model RefSeq protein was modified relative to this genomic sequence to represent the inferred CDS: inserted 1 base in 1 codon): protein MADSPTPRILMIDPSLVFRPEEAIKKSGWNFRNFPEDSDDPQLKKVKETYVKMHTNQTLDYVKKKHEHWRKFDKFEASIMEALQRLNALVDESDPDVSVPNIVHAFQTAERIRAAHPDKDWLQLXGLIHDLGKVMAFYGEPQFSTVGDTFVVGCEVAKSVVYRDTTFHDNPDMKDPKLNSKYGIYEPNCGLSNVYMSWGHDEYLYHVLKHNKSTLPEEGLYMIRFHSFYPWHTGGDYMHLCDNRDLEMLPWIREFNKFDLYTKKEETPDMEALIPYYQSIIDKYCPGILKW from the exons ATGGCG GACTCCCCGACGCCCCGCATCCTCATGATCGACCCGTCGCTGGTGTTCCGGCCGGAGGAAGCCATCAAGAAGTCGGGATGGAACTTCAGGAACTTCCCTGAGGATTCGGACGACCCGCAGCTGAAGAAGGTCAAGGAGACCTACGTGAAGATGCACACGAACCAGACGCTGGACTACGTCAAGAAGAAG cacgAGCACTGGCGGAAGTTCGACAAGTTCGAGGCGAGCATCATGGAGGCGCTGCAGAGGCTGAACGCGCTGGTGGACGAGAGCGACCCCGACGTGTCGGTGCCCAACATCGTGCACGCCTTCCAGACGGCCGAGCGCATCCGCGCCGCCCACCCCGACAAGGACTGGCTGCAGC ACGGCCTCATCCACGACCTGGGCAAG gtGATGGCGTTCTACGGCGAGCCTCAGTTCTCCACCGTCGGCGACACCTTCGTGGTCGGCTGCGAGGTCGCGAAGTCGGTCGTCTACAGGGACACGACCTTCCACGACAACCCCGATATGAAGGACCCGAAACTTAA TTCCAAATACGGAATTTACGAACCCAACTGCGGCCTTAGCAATGTGTACATGTCTTGGGGCCACGACGAGTACCTGTACCACGTCCTCAAGCACAACAAGTCCACGCTGCCGGAGGAAGGTCTCTACATGATTAG ATTCCACTCCTTCTACCCCTGGCACACGGGGGGAGACTACATGCACCTGTGCGACAACCGCGACCTGGAGATGCTTCCTTGGATCAGGGAATTCAA CAAATTCGACCTGTACACGAAGAAGGAGGAGACGCCTGACATGGAAGCCCTGATCCCTTATTACCAGTCTATCATCGACAAGTACTGCCCGGGCATCCTGAAGTGGTAA